In one window of Hevea brasiliensis isolate MT/VB/25A 57/8 chromosome 10, ASM3005281v1, whole genome shotgun sequence DNA:
- the LOC110653758 gene encoding E3 ubiquitin-protein ligase ATL41-like produces the protein MADPPSPYHLCSFLPSRNSSFANSDGDVNNSTFLRGNTYDLNSKSMLIAIASLVFVVVLVVLLHLCARCVFARQARERAMIRSLGLTINAVNNHSDEPTRTGIEPAVIASLPIFVYKQTGNGENDDDDDSSIECAVCLSVLKDQEIARLLPNCNHTFHADCIDKWLSSHPTCPICRTEAEPRIQPVPREGPAMGGAATTPPLERVDSTLMVYVEGTSGGVNQCSSNKAGGSISRLSSLQRILSRERSSRRLQSQVQEDGFQDLETQ, from the coding sequence ATGGCAGACCCTCCTAGCCCCTACCACCTCTGTTCCTTTCTTCCCAGCAGAAATTCTAGTTTCGCCAATAGTGATGGGGATGTTAATAACTCAACGTTTCTTCGCGGAAACACATATGATTTAAATAGCAAGAGCATGCTCATTGCAATTGCATCATTAGTATTTGTTGTAGTACTAGTTGTACTTCTTCATCTTTGTGCAAGATGTGTCTTCGCACGCCAAGCCCGTGAAAGGGCTATGATTCGCAGCCTAGGACTCACAATCAACGCTGTCAATAACCACTCTGACGAGCCAACGAGGACCGGCATTGAGCCGGCGGTCATTGCTTCACTTCCCATATTTGTCTACAAGCAAACTGGCAATGGCgaaaatgatgatgatgatgattcatCAATAGAATGTGCTGTCTGTTTAAGCGTTCTTAAGGATCAAGAAATAGCAAGGCTTTTACCTAATTGCAACCATACTTTCCATGCAGACTGTATAGATAAATGGTTAAGCTCACACCCTACTTGCCCCATCTGCCGCACGGAGGCTGAGCCAAGGATTCAACCGGTGCCCCGCGAGGGTCCGGCCATGGGTGGTGCAGCCACAACTCCGCCGTTGGAGAGGGTGGATTCTACATTAATGGTGTACGTAGAGGGGACTTCAGGAGGTGTAAATCAATGCTCTAGCAATAAGGCTGGCGGTTCCATTTCTCGGTTGAGCTCTTTACAAAGGATTCTTAGCCGGGAAAGATCATCAAGAAGACTTCAATCTCAGGTTCAAGAAGATGGTTTTCAAGATCTAGAGACGCAATAG
- the LOC110639719 gene encoding uncharacterized protein LOC110639719, with translation MRIESDEEVNTGLLSCIHKMEKNSAKVDMILDEIEKYKAATGTFGFPSAIRGRTTKSPAAWWKTYGSSTPNLQKFAVKVLSLTCSASGCERNWSVFEHLHSKKRNRLFQERLDNLVYVKYNRALLRRHTFGDITTPIDLANIDESNEWLLGELEKGDGDDDDDDSLVFMNDVLTWGDVGRAAGVSESRYESRTAARSTPPVETPSFRRPRAMTGASSSQVNDDEEEEEEFVMAVVENEDDFGNLDDE, from the exons ATGAGAATTGAATCTGATGAAGAGGTCAATACAGGATTGCTTTCATGCATtcataaaatggaaaaaaattcaGCAAAAGTTGATATGATTCttgatgaaattgagaaataCAAGGCAGCTACAGGCACCTTTGGTTTTCCTTCAGCTATTAGAGGAAGAACAACCAAATCTCCAg CTGCTTGGTGGAAAACATATGGTTCTTCAACTCCAAACCTACAAAAGTTTGCTGTAAAGGTTCTGAGTCTCACATGTAGTGCAAGTGGTTGCGAAAGAAATTGGAGTGTATTTGAGCAt CTTCATAGTAAGAAAAGAAATCGGCTATTTCAAGAACGCTTGGACAATTTGGTATATGTGAAGTACAATAGAGCGTTGCTACGCCGACACACTTTTGGGGATATCACAACACCTATTGATTTGGCAAATATTGATGAGAGTAATGAATGGTTGCTTGGTGAATTAGAAAAAGGTGAtggggatgatgatgatgatgattctcTTGTTTTCATGAATGACGTATTGACCTGGGGTGATGTTGGTAGAGCAGCTGGAGTTTCTGAATCTCGTTATGAATCGAGAACGGCTGCAAGATCAACACCACCAGTTGAAACTCCATCATTTCGAAGGCCTCGTGCAATGACAGGTGCATCCTCTTCGCAAGTTAATGATGATGAAGAAGAGGAGGAAGAATTTGTGATGGCCGTTGTTGAAAATGAAGATGATTTTGGAAATCTTGATGATGAGTAG
- the LOC110653775 gene encoding transcription factor TCP4, which produces MKRAEGEIVQVQGGHIVRSTGRKDRHSKVYTAKGPRDRRVRLSAHTAIQFYDVQDRLGYDRPSKAVDWLIKKAKSAIDKLAELPPWHPIANNTNGTMEADQNAGSSEMAIAEQSESSGYSFQLQRQLADNPSNDSSFITPPIDPGAIPDTMKSLFPTSSTASSMNFQGYPPDIITRTTNHTEDLGLSLHSFQDQDLIHGQSQADTSHSPSNDQNLFAGSAPVGYEANFQRMMAWSNNTSTENRTGGGFAFNPPQMPPQQALLGQDSAFSQRGPLQSSFAQSIRAWNDLTMASSDHHRTQEIHQSFIFGSRFASEGLPGFSIPARIQGEEEQSVVSDRPSSSSPNSQH; this is translated from the coding sequence ATGAAACGAGCTGAAGGAGAAATTGTTCAAGTCCAAGGAGGCCACATTGTTAGGTCTACTGGCCGTAAAGATCGACACAGCAAGGTTTACACCGCTAAAGGTCCTAGGGACCGCAGGGTTCGGCTATCTGCCCATACTGCAATACAATTCTATGATGTTCAAGACCGGTTAGGCTATGACCGACCAAGCAAAGCTGTTGATTGGCTCATTAAGAAGGCTAAGTCTGCAATTGACAAGCTTGCTGAGCTTCCACCATGGCACCCAATAGCTAATAATACTAATGGAACCATGGAGGCAGACCAGAATGCTGGGTCTAGTGAAATGGCAATTGCAGAGCAATCAGAGTCTTCTGGTTATAGTTTTCAGCTCCAAAGACAATTGGCCGATAATCCAAGTAATGATTCCTCCTTCATTACACCTCCTATAGACCCTGGTGCCATTCCTGATACCATGAAATCTTTGTTCCCCACAAGCTCCACAGCCTCATCAATGAACTTTCAGGGCTATCCACCTGATATTATCACAAGAACCACAAACCATACTGAAGATCTTGGCCTATCCCTTCACTCTTTCCAAGACCAAGATCTAATTCATGGGCAATCACAGGCAGATACAAGCCATTCACCTTCAAATGATCAGAACCTTTTTGCAGGGTCAGCACCAGTGGGATATGAAGCTAATTTCCAGAGAATGATGGCTTGGAGCAACAACACAAGTACTGAGAATAGAACTGGTGGCGGTTTTGCATTCAATCCACCACAAATGCCACCACAACAAGCATTGCTAGGCCAAGACTCAGCATTCTCTCAGAGGGGACCCCTTCAGTCCAGTTTTGCACAATCTATTCGTGCTTGGAATGATCTTACTATGGCATCCTCAGACCACCATAGAACACAGGAAATTCATCAGTCTTTTATTTTTGGTAGCAGGTTTGCATCGGAGGGATTGCCAGGTTTTAGCATTCCAGCACGAATTCAAGGGGAGGAAGAGCAAAGTGTTGTTTCAGATAGGCCATCCTCTTCTTCTCCTAATTCTCAGCATTGA